One window of Quercus robur chromosome 12, dhQueRobu3.1, whole genome shotgun sequence genomic DNA carries:
- the LOC126709607 gene encoding exopolygalacturonase clone GBGE184-like — protein MTIAGRFEVRAILVLGLAFSCCVAESTLRRGLVGAAGPTDFNVNSYGAKADGKTDNVEAFMKAWVAACKSGGGSARLVFPKGTYVTGPLVFAGPCKASKITVEVQGTIKATTDISEYTSPEWILFESIKGLTLTGGIFDGRGETVWKYNDCDQNSDCQLLPTSIKFSKLTNTVVHGITSLNSKSFHTHVYMCQNFKAFDLTITAPSNSPNTDGMHISLSDLVNVSNSVIGTGDDCISIGQGVTNLGVTKITCGPGHGISVGSLGKYDDEKDVSGVVVSNCTLRDTTNGVRIKTYSGSPPSKASGITFQDIIMDAVKNPIIVDQKYGSHKSAASKVQISGVHYKNIVGTSTSDVAVSLLCSSQVPCDVELVDIDLKFQGSSNKAKSASSSCLNAKVKTGGKLNPPACR, from the exons ATGACAATTGCAGGAAGATTTGAAGTAAGAGCCATTCTTGTTCTAGGCTTAGCATTTTCCTGTTGTGTGGCCGAATCTACACTCCGTCGTGGCCTTGTCGGTGCTGCTGGTCCTACAGATTTCAATGTTAACTCTTATGGTGCTAAGGCTGATGGCAAGACCGATAATGTAGAG GCATTTATGAAAGCGTGGGTTGCTGCATGTAAATCTGGTGGTGGTTCGGCAAGGCTTGTCTTTCCCAAAGGGACGTATGTGACAGGGCCTCTCGTGTTTGCAGGGCCATGCAAGGCCTCAAAAATAACTGTTGAAGTTCAGGGAACTATTAAAGCTACAACTGATATTAGTGAATATACCTCTCCTGAGTGGATTTTGTTCGAATCGATCAAAGGTTTGACACTTACCGGTGGTATTTTTGATGGTCGAGGTGAGACTGTCTGGAAGTACAATGACTGTGATCAGAATTCCGATTGCCAACTCCTCCCAACT TCAATCAAATTTTCCAAACTGACCAATACCGTAGTTCATGGGATCACTTCTCTAAATAGCAAATCGTTCCACACGCATGTTTATATGTGCCAAAACTTTAAAGCCTTCGATCTCACTATAACTGCTCCATCTAATAGCCCCAACACCGATGGCATGCATATAAGCTTGTCCGATCTCGTCAATGTATCAAACAGCGTAATTGGAACTGGTGATGATTGCATTTCTATTGGACAAGGGGTTACCAATCTCGGTGTCACTAAAATAACCTGTGGCCCAGGACACGGCATAAG TGTTGGCAGCCTTGGCAAGTATGATGATGAGAAAGATGTGAGTGGGGTTGTTGTGAGTAATTGCACATTAAGAGACACAACCAATGGTGTGAGGATCAAAACCTATTCAGGGTCACCTCCAAGCAAAGCTTCAGGCATCACTTTTCAAGATATAATTATGGATGCGGTTAAAAATCCTATCATCGTTGATCAGAAATATGGTTCACATAAGAGTGCG GCATCCAAAGTGCAGATTAGCGGCGTTCATTACAAGAACATTGTTGGCACCTCGACTTCAGATGTTGCAGTGTCATTACTATGCAGTTCACAAGTGCCTTGTGATGTTGAATTGGTGGACATTGATTTGAAGTTCCAGGGCAGTAGTAACAAAGCAAAATCAGCTTCATCCTCATGCTTGAATGCAAAGGTTAAGACCGGAGGCAAACTGAATCCACCGGCTTGTCGATAG